The DNA sequence ATTATTCTCAATTATCAGGAAAAACACACATCTTCATAGTTTTCAACATCACAAGCAATCTCACATATTAGATACATCAATCAATCACAAATTAAACACATAATATGCATTCTTAACAGGTTTATGAATTAAGACAGAGAAATTACTTTCCCTTACCTGGTATCTTGCTTAAATAACTCTATAAATGTCAAACTTCTCTAACTCCATAGGATGCTCTATCTatacatagaaacatcacaagtacgatcaggacataccatTATGAGTATTGATCAGTAAAGACTCATACtgataaataaaacaacacatgcaagcagaagagggcttgcatgcaacaaaaaacagaaaagaCCAAAAAGACAGCAAAAACATAACTTACGTGAACGAAGAAATTAATTggtccaaattgaagagctcaCCAAAAGGATCAATCTTATGGTCTCgattcttcaatcagacgaccacAAAGACAGAACTCTTAGAGAGAAGTTAGAGagctctagaaaagtggtttttaGGGAaatggtgtgttttaaaataaataaacttgtttataacaattctatttatccTCCTTGGGTTAGcatcaaccaatctcaactcaATCTCATATAAACAATCTCATATCATATATTAATCATTGATAATAATTACTAAGCTTCTATGATAACTAAAATACCACCTAATTTAACTCAAAAACACAAGTTTCAAGTTTTGACTTATTCACCTAGTGAGTAGCCCTCACCTAGTCACTGGCCCATGCTCACCCAGATAGTACCACTCGCTCAGCCACTGGTCCATGTTTCATCTTCTATTCACGATTTGATAACTTGCTTTGTTATTGTTTCACGTTTTTTGCACCATTTTACATTTTCTGCATCGTTTTCTTACCTTTCAATGGTTGTATTCCGTTTAGGATTGAGCTTTGATTCACAATCCATGGAGcattaatttaatatgttgattctTTGTAAAGAATGAATTGAAACCTTGAGATTACCGTTTCATATGGTAGAGTTTATTAATTGAAACCTTTCTTAATCACCATAACATCATATAAGCTTAAAATGAACATGGGGTTTTATCATACAAGCCTTCTTGTAAGGACAAAGAAGAGATTTCAACATTTATGGAGGGCATAAGGAAAGGAAAGGATGTGAAaagaaatttccagaaacgaGAAATGATTTCTAATGATCCATACGATCGTATGGATCCACTATTAAAAATCGACCGGTCCACACCCGACCACCTTGATAACTTAAACCATAACCCATCCcttcatcataattttaaaatatggtgGGGGAAAGGGGAAGACCCTAGATTGGAGTCATTTCCATCTTGGTACTTTTCAGAAAAGTTAAATcccataaaaatgaaataaagtatGGAAGAATGTCCTTTGAGATAAAAGTTACAAGCTTGAAAGACACGTAATAAAAGTTAGGGTTATATAATCTTAAAACAATGTTGTTCAGAACAATGTTAGATTGACTATATGATGCAACCAGAATTCCCTTCAAAGAAACCCTCATCAGAATTGGTTCCAAGTAGTAATAAAAGATCGAGACTGTGTTCCAAAGCACTGCTTATATTCTATACACAAGGCAGCCACACAATCATATCACAGTACATCTCATAAAGTAGTCTAATTCTGCCCCTATAAAAATAGTTCAACATGATTCCATGTTCCCTACGCTTCTTATATATCTTTGTTTAGCACTATAACAGTTACTATCCCCTAGCCTTTTCCAAGTCTGGAAGATCTGCAAATGATAATTATTCATGTCAGGAGGGGAAGAGCACAATAAATATggaaaataattacaaataattaaatattaaataaagaaaaccaaATGAAGCAGTTTTTAATTAACTACTAACAAATTGTCAATTTTGAGGAAATATAGACATTCATTTTACGGACTAATAGAGAGATATAGAGCTCGTGCCATGCATGTGCACAATATAACAGTAACCATAGGAGAAGAGAATGAGATCAAATGAATTATGGAGTGTTAGCCTAACTAAGATGTCATAGTTCATAATAATGcataacattttaataaaacaaaaacaatttatgTTGTATGCACTTCAACTTCTGCAGAAATCTTCTCATCTAATTTCACTATAAGTTGAGGTACACATGCTGATTTTACCTCTCCTACAAGTGTTTATTGAGAAGCTTTTCTAAAGTCTAAAGGATCTCATTGTCACTTAGCAATTGAAAAAATCACTTGAATTTAATTAGAGATACAAGGGGATTACTCACACAACATTCCATCATCATCACTGCTTCCCTCATCTTGACCAACAAACTGTAAAAGAATAAGATGCCATTGATTGAGATTAGGTACCGAGTTACTAAATTTTGTAACACACGTGGCACGTGAAAAGAACTATTTTACCCGAGAATCATCATCAGATACCAAATCAGCTGCAAAAGTCCCAACAAAAGCTTAATCAGATTAGAGCAATACTCACAAAAAGTAATAAACTCTATCGTAATCCTCAAGCAACTTAAACAAAGATCAGGATGTTACAAATGGAATTAAGAATAGTGATAGTGGTGTGAAATGTGAATTGAgaattgagaataaaaaatgattttatagaACTAGGTCAATCAATGAGATAGGCAGcatcttaagaaaaaaaagaattttaggAGGTTAATCAGGATGCCTGAAAGCAGTAGTACCAATCACAACAACTTACTTGTTCCCCCCAAACATGGTGGGGGAAAGGGGAAGACCAGACGAAGATACAGGAAAAGTGTAATATGTAAAATACTGATGAAACAAGAGAGGGAGATATAGGTAAGTTGTCATCATCATACTTGTGGCCAAGGGAGTAGAATGATGTAAAATACTGATCTTATACTCAAACATCTATCAATATACCAAGTTGAATAGAATTAATAAAACCCATCTCAGTAATAGTCATATCTAATTATATtggaaacaaaattgaaatgttAATATTCTAACCGCCATGCCCTGTTGTTCAAGCTGAAGTTCATTCAGCTCTCAACTTGTTACAAATAATGCAATAACATGAAAACAACATATGTTAGACAAATGGAGAAGAAAAATTAGTTAAGATAGTTAGAATCAGTTACTTGAGGTGTTAGCTAGTGTTAGTTGTTAAATAGGAAAGGAGGAGAGGAAGAGGGACAGGAAATGTTTTTGTAGATTGCACGTTAGCTCTTTGTGAAGGGGAAACCCTTGGAGGAGAAAGTTTCTCCTATTGTTGTGTTCTTTTTCTGtctattcaataaaaatattttactctttatccTCTTTTCATTTATGAGTTCCCATCAATTGGTCCGACCTGCTGGATACGTGAAGGCTGAGTAATGGAAGGCAGAATCAATGCTTTGGAAAAATGGACCAGCAATCAAGGAAAAGTGAATGTGGAAGTGAAGATGGATTTGGCTATTCTGAAAGATAGCCTACAAGACATCAAAGAAATGTTGCGTAATCTCAAGAGAAAACGAAAAGTTATCTGAAGAAGGTGAAAACTTAGTTAATGGTGAGggaagaaataaagaaagatATGCTCACAACAACAAACCCGATGAGGAAGAGGCAGATGTGCAGAGGCCGTGGATGAAAAGGATGGAACTACCAACGTTTGAAGGGAGCTATCCCTTAGGGTGGATATCAAGAGCGGAGAAGTACTTTGAGGTTCAGAATGTTACTCCAAAAGAAAAGTTAAGTCTAGCTTTCATTAGCATGGAGGGGAACGCAAGCCATTGGTTCAGGTTTTGGAGACAAAAAACTAAGAACCCATCTTGGGAGGAGCTGACAACAACGTTAAGTAGGAGTTTTGGTGGAAGTGACCGTAGCACGGTGTTCAAACGATTGGCGACAATAAGACAAATTGATATGGTGAAAGATTATATCCAGGAATTTGAATTGTTAGCATCTCAAATTCCTCAAGTTTCAGAAAAACAACTGTTGGGATATTCTTTTGCGAGATTACAAACCAAAATACGTAACCAAATCAAGCCACATGATCCAAAAGGGCTGGTTCAAGCCATGGAGATTGCGCACGATGTAGAGGATGCAATGATACAAGTTATAACAGGCGGAGAAATGTCTTATCGAAATACTAATTCCAGTTTTCGGTATAAAGGAGGGTTGGGAATAGTGTCACGAATGGAGCCTTTTATTAAAGGAAAGGGAATCTCATAAATGGCTTCCAGTAGTGGCAGCAACACTACAAAAGAGGGGATACAAGATACGAGCTTGTTTGCTATCTATGTTTTTATGGATCTTTTATTATTGGGAAGGTTTTTTTATGGGTAACATAAGAGATAGAAAAGCTAAGGATTTTGAATTGATAGCTATTCAAACTCTTAATCTATTATTCAAATCCCCTCTTAATCTAATAACAATAGtcaaatttagtttatattttatctttaccGGGAACTGTGTTCCCAAATAGTTTACCCAAAAATTTGTATAAGAAACATTAAAACTTCAAGTCTAAACAACTTAGAATTGGAAGTGTGTACAATGTACtaagaaagaaaagaattaaTGGAAGATGCTAAGGTCGCAATTATTGAACCGTTCATGCAAATATCCTTCCATAAAAGGAAGAtccagacaaaaaaaaaaagaaaatgttagcaATTtcaagatgatgatgatgaagatgatgaataAAAGATTATGTCAATCGCTCTTGTGGCATAAAAGGTGAAAACAAAAACTATCACTATGTAACTCTTAAGTATAAACATGGTGAAAAGGTTTCTCTTCCAAATGAAAGCTAGAGCAAAATTGCAGGAGGGATCATTCTTCACACTAAATGCATTGATGGCCACGAAAATATGAATCCGCACATTTAATTACAGAGTAAAATTTTTAGATATAAAAATCTAGCTTCCAAGGGAAGTTATGATTTATAGAAGCTTACAAATTgactcttcatcttcatcacaccATCTGTTCCAATCAACCTTCAGGTACGGAGCAGGTTTCTCTTCAGACTTCAATAGCCTCTTCCACCAACCTTTTTCTCCTTTCTGAATTAAGCATAGTATGTTTCTTAAGCCAGATTTAGTTTTACAACCCTACACACCATAATGAAAAATTTAAGTATATGACTACCAGaccttttcttttaaaaagtttgacatggaaaagaaaaaaaataagaggcaaaaacaaaaactattgAGTCAGATTCTCTTGAGAAATTTATTTCACCACCAGATCTCTAACTTTTAGCATAATTGAGAAGCTTCATATTCATTCATCTTCAATAGAACCTTAAACAAAAACACTGTTTATGTAAACATAAAAACATTGCATGTTCACATAtgcatatgaaaaaaaattccaCAAGCTGTTCCATATATCATAAAAAAGCATGCACAGAATCAAATAACAGTGTGGCATTTTTCTAATGTGAAGAATGTGATAAAACAAAACCATAATCTCCCTCACCTCAGGTTCAATGGATCCATAAAGTTCCAAGCTAAAGCTGTAGGATTCATCTTGAATCCCCGAGGCAGAGAAACTAAACAAACCCTGAGGCTCACACTTCACAGAAACATCCTTGGCATCAGGCAGAGCAACAGTAAGGTAAACCTTATCAGAACGTTGAGCCCACAAAACTTCAGGATGGCGACTAatctcacaaaaaaaaaaaaaaaaaagacacaacTTTTCAACGACATTACAAATAAATGGGTAAATTGCTCAGAATATTAAACTGTTAAAAGTCACAACCAAATGGATCAACTGTATTACAATGTTTTTCCCACAAAAGATGTGAAACAGAAGCCGCAAAGGTAATATAGAAATGGGGTACTGgtaaaattaagttattttacaAGTGATTAAGTTTTCTCTCTTCGTGTCGCATCAGAAATTAGAAAAAGCTTTAGAAAATTACTAGTAAGTCAAACAATGAAATGAGAACAGAAAAAGAAGCAAAGAAAGAACCTCATTTGTTGAGTGAGAAGGACGAATGCGAAAGAAAGTCTCCAGAAGAGAAAGAAATGTGGGTATGATTACGATATGGTAATGACTTCAAGACAACCTGAACTT is a window from the Vigna unguiculata cultivar IT97K-499-35 chromosome 7, ASM411807v1, whole genome shotgun sequence genome containing:
- the LOC114190169 gene encoding co-chaperone protein p23-2-like isoform X1 encodes the protein MSRHPEVLWAQRSDKVYLTVALPDAKDVSVKCEPQGLFSFSASGIQDESYSFSLELYGSIEPEGCKTKSGLRNILCLIQKGEKGWWKRLLKSEEKPAPYLKVDWNRWCDEDEESISDLVSDDDSRFVGQDEGSSDDDGMLYLPDLEKARG
- the LOC114190169 gene encoding co-chaperone protein p23-2-like isoform X2, whose translation is MSRHPEVLWAQRSDKVYLTVALPDAKDVSVKCEPQGLFSFSASGIQDESYSFSLELYGSIEPEKGEKGWWKRLLKSEEKPAPYLKVDWNRWCDEDEESISDLVSDDDSRFVGQDEGSSDDDGMLYLPDLEKARG